The stretch of DNA TATATCGGCGGGGTGATGGAGCACGTCGAAGAGGCCGGCGTGCATTCGGGCGACTCGGCCTGTGTCCTGCCTCCGATGACGCTGTCGCCCGAGGCTCACCGACGCATCCTGGACTACACCGAAAGGTTGGCCAGAGGTCTCGACGTGTGTGGTCTGCTCAACATCCAGTTCGCGATCAAAGGTGCCGATGTGTTCGTCCTCGAAGCCAACCCGCGGGCTTCGAGAACCGTTCCGTTCGTGTCCAAGGCGACCGGCGTACCGCTGGCGAAGGTGGCTTCGAGGGTCATGCTCGGCGAGACACTCGCCGACCTTCGCGGAATCGGTCTCCTTCCCGATCGAGACGATGCGGCGCCCACATTCGTGGCGGTGAAAGAGGCGGTGCTCCCGTGGCCTCGCTTCCCCGCAGAAGACACGATTCTCGGACCGGAGATGCGGGCGACCGGAGAGGTGATGGGACTGGCCGACTCCGTTGGCGCCGCCTACGCCAAGGCGCTCCTGGGAAGCGGCCACATGATACCGACCGACGGCACCCTGTTCATTTCCCTCGCCGACCGCGACAAGCCGACCGGTTTGCAGGTCGGCCGCATCTTCGCCGACCTCGGGTTCCGCATCCTGGCCACCCACGGGACCTCCGAGTATCTGAACCGCAACGGGGTCGCCGCCTCCCACGTCGACAAGGTCGGCGACGGTCCGTGGGATCCGGTTCGCCTCGTCGAGGAAGGCCTCATCTCCATCGTGATCAATACACCTCGGGGCCGGCGAGCCCGCGGGGACGGTGGCCTGATCCGACGTGCCGCCACCCGCAACCGGGTGCCGTGCGTCACCACCATCCAGGGTGGCCTGGCCGTCGCGCAGAGTCTGCAATCCGGCCTTGACGCCGTGACCGAGGTCGAGTCGCTGCAGCAGTACCACCAGCGCGCAACCCGATAATCCCTGAACCCTGGGCTCGTGGGTACCCCCAGGGTATCTGTGAGCCCAGGGTTCAATGAGACAAGGTGCGCACGAGGTCTCCGTAGCGGTTCCCGAGCAGGACGGTGACCGGTCCGGGAACGGCGAAGGTCCGCCCGGCGACTGCCGACACGGGCGCGATCTCCACAAGACTGTTCGTCACGAACACCTCGTCCGCGCCGAGCAACTCCTCGATGCCGCTCGTCACCAACCGGCATTCGACACGTTCACCGGTGGCGATCTCGATGACGGCCTCGCGGGTGACCCCCGGCAGCAGTCCGCAGCCGACATCGGGGGTGAACAGCACGCCGGCGGCGACCCAGAATATGTTGGACGACGTCGCCTCCGAGACATGTCCGCCCGGCGTGAGCATCACGGCATCGTCCGCCCCGGCGTCCTTTGCCGCCTGCTTGGCGAGCAGGGAGTTCATGAAACTCGTCGACTTGATGCCCGCCAACGGTGACGACGGGTCGCGCCGGATCGACGAGATGTCGAGGCGAATCCCGCTTCTGGAGCGTTGCGGGCGATGTTCATGGCTTGTCGCGGTGATGAGAAGCCTCGAGCGGCCGGCACGATCGAGTCCGGTGGGGCCGCACGATCGACCGCCGGTGACCGTCATCCGCACGACGGCGTCGACCTCTTCGAGCCGG from Gammaproteobacteria bacterium encodes:
- a CDS encoding branched-chain amino acid aminotransferase, with translation MIGELVFFDGQLVSRAEARIPIDDRTVLYGDGVFETIRAYRGVPFRLDRHLKRLERGCRMLRLDSAVQTGDIAATVAELLHVNRLEEVDAVVRMTVTGGRSCGPTGLDRAGRSRLLITATSHEHRPQRSRSGIRLDISSIRRDPSSPLAGIKSTSFMNSLLAKQAAKDAGADDAVMLTPGGHVSEATSSNIFWVAAGVLFTPDVGCGLLPGVTREAVIEIATGERVECRLVTSGIEELLGADEVFVTNSLVEIAPVSAVAGRTFAVPGPVTVLLGNRYGDLVRTLSH